From the genome of Brassica oleracea var. oleracea cultivar TO1000 chromosome C4, BOL, whole genome shotgun sequence:
GACAGGGCCCATTTCAGAGGCTATCAAATCTAGCCCACGAAATATCTGATATTTTTGTTTTGGGGTCTTCTAGATGCTTGTAAGCTGGAGAGAATCAGTGGGAGTGGAGAACAATTCGAGAAGCTCCAGATATTTCGTTTCGTTCCTATAAATAGATTCCTCGATACTCTCTGTTCTTTCAAGAGTGAGAATCAAATTCAAGAAAAACCAACAACTTTTGAAGAAAACAAAATTCAACTGAAAATGTCGATGATTCCGAGCTTCTTTGGAAACAACAGGCGTGGCAGCAGCAGCTTCTTCGATCCGTTTTCTCTAGATGTTTGGGACCCGTTCAAGGACTTTCCATCATCTTCTTCGTTTTCCCGAGAAAACTCGGCGATCGTGAACGCGCGCGTGGACTGGAGGGAGACGCCGGAGGCGCACGTGTTCAAGGCGGATTTGCCTGGGCTGAAGAAGGAGGAAGTGAAGGTCGAGGTCGAGGACAACAACGTGTTGAAGATCAGTGGTCAGAGGCACGTGGAGAAGGAGGACAAGAGCGACACGTGGCACCGCGTGGAGAGGTCGAGCGGACAGTTCACGAGGAAGTTTAGGCTGCCGGAGAACGTGAAGATGGACCAGGTGAAGGCTGCGTTGGAGAACGGAGTCCTGACTGTGACGGTGCCTAAGGTAGAGACGGAGAAGGCTAGTGTCAGATCTGTTCAGATATCTGGCTGATTCAAGCATTCTCTGACCATGGTTCGAGTTTTTGTGTGTGTTGTGTGTTTCCTCTTCTTGTTTAACTGAGTGTGTCATGTCCTGTCTGAGAGATGATGTATCTATACTAAAATATTGAATAAATATTATCTTAAAGCCTCCCATAAGTTCGTATTGAAATTGTTTAATTAATTCTTCAGTTTACAAATGTCTTTTTTGTTTTAAATCGCACGGTAATGATTTATGAATTTCATCACAAAACAAACACACGAGTTATCCATTTCTAGGTGTTTCCATAAGTTCACTTGGACAATCTCAGTAAAATTCCAATTTGGCTGTAATTGAGTATTGCTGGTTCATGTGTATGATGAATGTGCCAGATGATGGATTTGGCTGTAATTGAGTTTTGCAAGCTTGGCCCAGTTTACATATTATAGTTGTTTTGCTGTTGTTTGAGGATAGCGCAAGGGAGGAGAGAAAATGAGATTCGGAGGTGACTCATCAATGAGAGGCGGAGAGTTGCTGTGGAAGAGATAACCATGGTGATTTTATCTTAACTTTTTTGTAAAAAAAAGAAGTGAAAAGGCTTGAATGAAAATGTATAATTTCATATGTACTCAATGAAGTTCTGGAAAAAATAAATGTTACTTTTTTTCCAGAAAAAGAAAGAAAATGAATTAGATCGTTAACAACTTGGAATCATATCTATTCTCATACTATAATAGATTGCGGAGAATGTTATTTTATTGTATATATCTTATTAAACCAGAATAACTTTAAACTTTTGTTTGGTAATATAGATAACGGTTAAAAAAATATAGTGTTGTTTGAAAACATGAATATCAATATATTAAAGAAAAAAAAGTAATAGACTTATGTTATCAAGAAAAATTGAAAATTCATTATATTATGAAAACTATATATATGGGCCAGTTTTAAAATATACAAAAACGACTGGTCCAATCTAATTACCTAAAAACATCTTTGTCTAAAATAATCATAAAACAGAATTTAAATTTTATATACATATTTCAAATCAAAATATTAATTTAAAATTTATTTATATCAAAAATTGATTCAAAATATACATATATTCAAAAATTGATTTTACTAAAATATTTTTATAACCATTATAAAAATGTTTTAAATATATTTAAGAAAAATACAATACAAAGGAATTACAAACACCAATGTAAATTATGATTTTTATATTTCATATTAAGTTTTAAAAATATAATATATATGAGTATTTATATGATGATGCGTATAAATACTATTAATTATATAATTACTTATATGATGGTAGGTAAAAAGCACGATTAATTATATGATGACACATATATGATATTTAATAGTGACATGAAAAAATAAATAACAACATATTTTTGCAATCTTATATCTTCTATCTTGTTAAAATAGAAGTACATTTGGGAATGTTTGGAAACAAGAATAACATAATTAAAAAGAAATTTAATGTTGTTTGAAAATATGGATAGCAGTATATTAAAAAAAGCTTATGTTATTAAAAAAATTGAAGTCCATTATATTTTTATAAATTATCTGTTTGGACAAGATTTAAAATATACGAAAATGACTCAATCTAATTACTTTTTTTGTGCAACTGGTCCAATCTAATTAACTAAAAACATATTTTGTATAAATTAATCATTAAACAAAATTCAAAACAAATATTGATTTAAAAATATACATGTATTCAAAAATTGATTTTTACTAATGTATTTTTCCATAACCATTATAAAATTGTTTTCAATATATATAAAAAATACAATACAAATGAACTAATAGATTGAGTAAACCTTCTTTCTAATTTTTTTATGGACCACCGAAATAAAATTAGATATACAATACTAGAAATAGCTATAATATTTGGGTTAGAATATCAAATAAACAATAAAACAAAAAAATTAATATATGAATGTATTAGCATTCCTTTATAATTCGTATTACAAATACAATAATAGTCAAACAATAAT
Proteins encoded in this window:
- the LOC106342846 gene encoding 17.6 kDa class I heat shock protein 2-like, giving the protein MMNRLEIDSFVTHQNVHFFRSRTSGMKHDVLERACPLKDACKLERISGSGEQFEKLQIFRFVPINRFLDTLCSFKSENQIQEKPTTFEENKIQLKMSMIPSFFGNNRRGSSSFFDPFSLDVWDPFKDFPSSSSFSRENSAIVNARVDWRETPEAHVFKADLPGLKKEEVKVEVEDNNVLKISGQRHVEKEDKSDTWHRVERSSGQFTRKFRLPENVKMDQVKAALENGVLTVTVPKVETEKASVRSVQISG